In Rhipicephalus microplus isolate Deutch F79 chromosome 9, USDA_Rmic, whole genome shotgun sequence, one genomic interval encodes:
- the LOC142771290 gene encoding uncharacterized protein LOC142771290: MATYSTKRETMLTCPFNPAHQVRSTRYQIHITKCKRYHPGMDIYRCPFSPDHVVEPSKLMHHVYTCPLNTTEKRYQSKLDIDVVRPKVPTIKAAPDIQPKEDWDEEARKPQTSKEKTAQRAVRPVFADVQAMAPAQRRKFYVSLREKVNEPSSGDVKPSSLKKPATKKPEEAMNDKPVVFGVPEQPRAQLQNTWGKAPVLLDNGVVTYYRDYYENEDGELQVYYMRARPGLFTVTKDSDLQDIDDEAEKEAQARMRLMVAYGRGRKLN, translated from the coding sequence ATGGCTACCTACTCAACGAAGCGTGAAACTATGCTCACCTGCCCCTTCAACCCAGCACACCAGGTGAGAAGTACCCGGTACCAGATACATATCACCAAGTGTAAAAGATATCATCCCGGCATGGACATCTACCGCTGCCCGTTCTCGCCGGACCACGTAGTGGAACCGAGCAAGCTGATGCACCACGTTTACACGTGTCCACTGAATACCACTGAGAAGCGCTACCAGTCCAAACTGGACATAGATGTTGTGCGACCAAAAGTGCCGACTATCAAGGCAGCACCGGACATCCAACCTAAGGAGGACTGGGATGAAGAGGCTCGCAAACCTCAAACATCGAAGGAGAAAACTGCGCAGCGAGCTGTGCGTCCAGTCTTCGCTGACGTACAGGCCATGGCTCCTGCACAGAGAAGAAAGTTCTATGTATCACTGCGTGAAAAAGTTAATGAGCCTTCTTCCGGTGATGTAAAGCCCTCATCCCTCAAAAAACCTGCGACAAAGAAGCCCGAAGAAGCAATGAATGACAAACCAGTTGTGTTCGGTGTCCCTGAGCAGCCCAGGGCTCAACTACAAAATACTTGGGGCAAAGCGCCTGTCTTGTTGGACAATGGGGTGGTTACGTACTACCGCGATTATTACGAGAACGAGGATGGTGAGCTTCAAGTGTACTACATGCGCGCCCGGCCAGGGCTTTTTACCGTCACGAAGGACTCTGACCTACAGGATATTGATGACGAGGCCGAGAAGGAGGCGCAGGCACGGATGAGGTTGATGGTGGCCTACGGGCGTGGTCGCAAGCTCAACTAG